A portion of the Streptomyces coeruleoprunus genome contains these proteins:
- a CDS encoding serine hydrolase domain-containing protein, with translation MANDLGSLVRGTADRLAEESVGVVVAAVSGDSVEIRGAGRTGGDRQGSPGADTLFEIGSVTKVFTALALARLVVAGAVDLDEPLAALLPEGAVVPSRDGEEISLRHLATHTSGLPRLPKGMLLQALLRPSKPDPYAGCTAEVLLRGLARTRLGATPGQRFRYSNLGAGLLGLALAHRTGTDYASLVTRHICAPLGLSDTVVTVDSGREARLAQGHGRRRRPVPPWHLADLAGAGGLRSTATDLVAFARAQLDGGPGHLADAIRLTREVEHRNGPFASVHLGWMSHRLHARQGGHLQVWHNGGTGGFSSFMGFDPENRVAVVVLANTQLSVDGPALRLLHALQTEQPSTD, from the coding sequence ATGGCAAATGATCTGGGCAGTCTTGTCCGAGGGACCGCCGACCGGCTGGCGGAGGAAAGTGTCGGTGTGGTGGTGGCCGCGGTGTCGGGCGACTCCGTGGAGATCAGGGGTGCGGGGCGCACCGGCGGGGACCGGCAGGGTTCGCCGGGCGCGGACACGCTGTTCGAGATCGGGTCGGTCACCAAGGTGTTCACGGCGCTGGCGCTGGCGCGGCTGGTGGTGGCGGGTGCGGTGGACCTGGACGAGCCGCTGGCCGCGCTGCTGCCCGAGGGGGCGGTGGTGCCGTCACGCGACGGCGAGGAGATCTCGCTGCGGCATCTGGCGACCCACACCTCCGGGCTGCCGCGCCTGCCCAAGGGCATGCTGCTCCAGGCGCTGCTGCGGCCGTCGAAGCCGGATCCGTACGCGGGTTGCACGGCCGAGGTCCTGCTGCGCGGTCTCGCGCGGACCCGTCTCGGCGCCACGCCGGGGCAGCGGTTCCGCTACTCCAACCTCGGTGCCGGTCTGCTGGGGCTGGCCCTCGCGCACCGCACCGGCACCGACTACGCATCGCTGGTCACCCGCCACATCTGCGCCCCGTTGGGCTTGAGCGACACCGTGGTGACCGTCGACAGCGGCCGCGAGGCGCGCCTCGCCCAGGGCCACGGCCGGCGGCGACGGCCCGTCCCGCCATGGCACCTCGCCGACCTGGCGGGCGCGGGCGGGCTGCGCTCGACCGCGACCGATCTGGTGGCCTTCGCCCGTGCGCAGCTGGACGGCGGTCCCGGGCACCTCGCCGACGCCATACGTCTGACCCGGGAGGTCGAGCACCGCAACGGCCCCTTCGCCTCGGTGCACCTCGGCTGGATGAGCCACCGCCTCCACGCACGCCAGGGCGGCCACCTCCAGGTGTGGCACAACGGCGGCACGGGCGGCTTCTCCTCGTTCATGGGCTTCGACCCGGAGAACCGGGTGGCCGTCGTCGTCCTCGCGAACACGCAGCTGTCGGTCGACGGCCCGGCCCTGCGTCTCCTGCACGCGCTGCAGACGGAACAGCCGTCGACGGACTGA
- a CDS encoding AMP-binding protein encodes MYKTPLPPFVSYVDSLLASLARDPGRTAVVDADGRRTSAGELHDAIHRLAAALADRGVGRGSTVTLLSGNRSEALTARYAANLLGARVTFLYEGMAPEVLARIADHVDTHVLLVDPACGATAAGVLDRVRPPEVLAFGPSPLAEDLLALSAAYVGRRVRGAARAEDDWCIRHTGGTTGVPKGVRMAHGPYQRSLHAWSDATGKRFLACTSLAHLAGLFADRTLLAGGRVVLRQGFDPADVLATVARERITDLWLLPPLLYRLLDEPSLPSTDVSSLRRIAYGGCAASPARLRQAAEVFGPVLHGWYGQTEAGLITHVPPDEHHVTGEGGQVTVGRPAPGVEVAVRDEGGGLRPPGGVGEIHVRSRQVMSGYWKQPELTAEVLRDGWVRTGDAGYADEDGYLYIVDRIKDMIIVVGGHVYPAELEEMLLTHPAVEHCAVFGVPGRDGVEEVHAAVVHAAGSVRPDLAGVRAFVTAHKGAMYAPAALHTLGRIPLTPAGKPDRKQLRALAGCGEA; translated from the coding sequence GTGTACAAGACACCGTTACCCCCCTTCGTCAGTTACGTGGACTCCCTCCTCGCATCGCTCGCCCGTGACCCGGGCCGTACCGCGGTCGTGGATGCGGACGGCCGGCGAACCAGCGCCGGTGAACTCCACGACGCCATCCACCGGTTGGCCGCCGCCCTGGCCGACCGCGGCGTCGGGCGCGGCAGCACGGTCACGCTGCTGTCCGGCAACCGCTCCGAGGCGCTGACCGCCCGGTACGCGGCCAACCTGCTCGGCGCCCGCGTGACGTTCCTCTACGAGGGCATGGCACCGGAGGTGCTGGCCCGCATCGCCGATCACGTCGACACGCACGTGCTGCTCGTCGACCCCGCGTGCGGTGCGACCGCCGCCGGTGTCCTCGACCGCGTGCGCCCGCCGGAGGTCCTCGCGTTCGGGCCGAGTCCGCTGGCCGAGGACCTGCTCGCGCTGTCCGCCGCGTACGTGGGACGGCGGGTGAGGGGGGCGGCCCGGGCCGAGGACGACTGGTGCATCCGCCACACCGGCGGCACGACCGGGGTCCCCAAGGGCGTCCGTATGGCCCACGGTCCGTACCAGCGGTCGCTGCACGCCTGGAGCGACGCGACGGGCAAACGTTTCCTGGCGTGCACCTCGCTCGCGCACCTCGCCGGGCTCTTCGCCGACCGGACGCTCCTCGCGGGCGGTCGTGTCGTCCTGCGGCAGGGGTTCGACCCGGCGGATGTGCTCGCCACCGTCGCCCGGGAGCGCATCACGGATCTGTGGCTGCTTCCGCCGTTGCTCTACCGCCTCCTCGACGAACCGTCCCTGCCCTCCACGGACGTGTCGTCGCTCCGCCGGATCGCCTACGGCGGCTGCGCGGCGTCCCCCGCCCGGCTGCGGCAGGCCGCCGAGGTCTTCGGGCCGGTGCTCCACGGCTGGTACGGCCAGACGGAGGCCGGGCTGATCACCCACGTCCCCCCGGACGAGCACCACGTCACCGGCGAGGGCGGACAGGTCACCGTGGGGCGGCCGGCGCCGGGTGTGGAGGTCGCCGTGCGGGACGAGGGCGGCGGTCTGCGGCCGCCCGGCGGCGTGGGAGAGATCCATGTCAGATCGCGCCAGGTCATGAGCGGTTACTGGAAGCAGCCCGAGCTGACCGCCGAGGTGCTCCGGGACGGATGGGTGCGTACGGGGGACGCCGGTTACGCGGACGAGGACGGCTACCTCTACATCGTGGACCGCATCAAGGACATGATCATCGTCGTGGGCGGTCATGTGTACCCGGCCGAGCTGGAGGAGATGCTGCTCACGCACCCCGCGGTGGAGCACTGCGCGGTCTTCGGCGTACCGGGGCGGGACGGGGTGGAGGAGGTGCACGCCGCCGTGGTGCACGCCGCCGGATCCGTACGGCCCGACCTGGCGGGCGTCCGCGCGTTCGTGACGGCGCACAAGGGGGCGATGTACGCGCCGGCGGCCCTGCACACGCTGGGCCGGATCCCGCTCACCCCGGCGGGCAAGCCCGACCGCAAGCAGCTGCGGGCCCTCGCGGGCTGCGGCGAGGCCTGA
- a CDS encoding LysR family transcriptional regulator, which yields MDLLALRHFQVVARHEHISRAAAELRVAQPSVSRTIGRLERELGVPLFDRTGRRIRLNAHGRAFLRRVDRALGELADARREIADAEAMGHGTVAVAAETLLSLTGTLAAFRAAHPRVAIRLFQATAEEMARLLQAREVDLCVASQPVTGPALHREELIREEVFLAVPHGHPLTRRDRVTVRDLVDEPFISTRPGHWQRALLDRLFAAEGLRPAITCEGDEPGAVHELITAGLGVGLLPAMSRLSAHATSVAWLRIEAADCVRTLTLVRHADTYLPSAARRLADLLVRDLSEDVRP from the coding sequence ATGGATCTGCTGGCGCTGCGTCACTTCCAGGTCGTCGCCCGGCACGAGCACATCAGCCGGGCCGCGGCGGAGCTGAGGGTCGCGCAGCCCTCGGTGAGCCGCACCATCGGCCGCCTGGAGCGAGAACTCGGCGTGCCGCTGTTCGACCGCACCGGCCGCCGCATCCGGCTCAACGCGCACGGCCGCGCGTTCCTGCGCCGGGTGGACCGCGCCCTCGGCGAACTCGCCGACGCGCGGCGGGAGATCGCGGACGCGGAGGCCATGGGCCACGGCACGGTCGCCGTCGCGGCGGAGACGCTGCTGTCGCTGACCGGCACCCTCGCGGCGTTCCGCGCCGCCCATCCACGGGTCGCCATCCGGCTGTTCCAGGCCACCGCCGAGGAGATGGCGCGCCTGCTCCAGGCGCGCGAGGTGGACCTGTGCGTGGCCTCCCAGCCCGTAACGGGACCGGCGCTGCACAGGGAGGAGCTGATCCGGGAGGAGGTCTTCCTCGCGGTGCCCCACGGTCATCCGCTCACCCGGCGGGACCGGGTGACCGTACGGGACCTGGTCGACGAGCCGTTCATCTCCACCCGGCCCGGCCACTGGCAGCGGGCGCTGCTCGACCGGCTCTTCGCCGCCGAGGGGCTGCGGCCCGCCATCACCTGCGAGGGCGACGAGCCGGGCGCGGTCCACGAACTGATCACCGCGGGCCTCGGCGTCGGCCTGCTCCCGGCGATGTCCCGGCTCTCGGCCCACGCGACGTCGGTGGCGTGGCTGCGCATCGAAGCCGCTGACTGCGTCCGCACCCTGACGCTGGTGCGGCACGCCGACACGTACCTGCCGTCTGCCGCCCGGCGCCTCGCCGACCTCCTGGTCCGCGACCTGTCCGAGGACGTACGGCCGTAG
- a CDS encoding AMIN-like domain-containing (lipo)protein, giving the protein MRRLTTAAAFMLAATAVLGAAGTAQARQGAETGTTASCSTAWGSGTKTGGPEYAKPLTAIKTSQDRCFDRMVFDTGGVTGKLGYHVSYVDAFHQDGSGDPIPVNGGAILQVFVSSPSYDPATMKPTYAGKPGRPLPGVNITGYKTFKDTRFGASFEGQTQIGLGVRAKLPFRVTQSGDKLIVDVAHSW; this is encoded by the coding sequence GTGCGACGGCTAACAACCGCTGCGGCGTTCATGCTCGCGGCCACAGCGGTGCTGGGTGCGGCCGGAACGGCCCAGGCCCGGCAGGGCGCGGAGACCGGGACCACGGCGTCCTGCTCGACCGCCTGGGGCAGCGGCACCAAGACGGGCGGCCCCGAGTACGCCAAGCCGCTCACGGCCATCAAGACCAGTCAGGACCGGTGCTTCGACCGGATGGTCTTCGACACCGGCGGAGTGACGGGCAAGCTCGGCTACCACGTGAGCTATGTCGACGCCTTCCACCAGGACGGCTCCGGCGACCCGATACCGGTCAACGGCGGCGCGATCCTGCAGGTATTCGTGTCCTCGCCCAGCTACGACCCGGCCACGATGAAGCCGACCTACGCCGGCAAGCCCGGCCGGCCGCTCCCCGGCGTGAACATCACCGGGTACAAGACGTTCAAGGACACCCGGTTCGGGGCGAGCTTCGAGGGCCAGACCCAGATCGGTCTCGGCGTCCGGGCGAAGCTGCCGTTCCGTGTGACGCAGTCCGGCGACAAGCTGATCGTGGACGTCGCTCACAGCTGGTGA
- a CDS encoding MFS transporter → MFRRLLPVLVPAPGPARGLAASQLVNSVGDGAFIVCSALYFSRVVGLSAGRIGLGLTVAWGLGAVVGVWLGHLADRRGPRGIAVLLSTATAVSVAALLCVRSFVPFLLVVCVYATAQSGLAAARQSLLAGLVPRGERTGVLAHLQATGNAGIAVGAAIGAVALHLGTPAAYLSVLGVDAVAFAACALLLGRLPSPAPAGTPGPGGEAGRGGMAVLRDRPYALVTFLNMVMLLRMPLISLAIPLWIVEHTAAPGWTVSALLVLNTGGVMLFQVRTAAGVTGLPSAVGAVRSGGVVMFASCLVFALSGAAGGAAWAAVAALLVGAALQVWGEMRQSAGAWQISFDLAPAGQQGQYQGFFGAGVPVARMLGPVLLTTLVLTWGTAGWVVLGGLFLAAGLAMGPVVRHAERRAGAVTSGAADVRRATGCSGT, encoded by the coding sequence ATGTTCCGCAGGTTGCTTCCCGTCCTCGTCCCGGCGCCCGGTCCCGCTCGTGGTCTGGCGGCGTCCCAGTTGGTCAACTCGGTGGGCGACGGCGCGTTCATCGTCTGCTCCGCGCTGTACTTCTCCCGCGTCGTGGGACTGTCGGCGGGCCGCATCGGCCTCGGACTGACCGTGGCGTGGGGGCTCGGGGCGGTCGTGGGGGTGTGGCTGGGGCACCTCGCGGACCGCCGGGGGCCGCGCGGGATCGCGGTGCTGCTGTCGACGGCGACGGCCGTGTCGGTGGCGGCGCTGCTGTGCGTACGGTCGTTCGTGCCGTTCCTGCTCGTCGTGTGCGTGTACGCCACGGCGCAGAGCGGGCTGGCGGCGGCGCGTCAGTCGCTGCTGGCGGGGCTCGTTCCGCGCGGCGAGCGCACCGGGGTACTGGCGCATCTTCAGGCGACGGGCAACGCGGGGATCGCGGTGGGCGCGGCGATCGGTGCCGTCGCCCTGCACCTGGGCACGCCGGCCGCGTATCTGAGCGTCCTCGGCGTGGACGCGGTCGCGTTCGCCGCGTGCGCGCTGCTGCTGGGACGGCTGCCCTCCCCCGCGCCGGCCGGCACGCCCGGCCCGGGAGGCGAAGCCGGCAGGGGCGGCATGGCGGTGCTGCGGGACCGGCCGTACGCGCTGGTGACCTTCCTCAACATGGTCATGCTGCTGCGGATGCCGCTCATCAGTCTCGCCATCCCGCTGTGGATCGTGGAGCACACGGCGGCTCCCGGGTGGACGGTGTCGGCCCTGCTGGTGCTCAACACCGGTGGCGTGATGCTGTTCCAGGTCCGTACGGCGGCCGGGGTCACCGGGTTGCCGAGCGCCGTGGGCGCGGTGCGGTCGGGCGGTGTGGTCATGTTCGCGTCGTGCCTGGTGTTCGCCCTGTCCGGAGCCGCGGGTGGTGCGGCATGGGCGGCGGTCGCGGCGCTGCTGGTGGGGGCGGCGCTCCAGGTGTGGGGCGAGATGCGGCAGTCGGCCGGGGCCTGGCAGATCTCGTTCGACCTGGCACCGGCCGGGCAGCAGGGTCAGTATCAGGGCTTCTTCGGCGCGGGCGTGCCGGTGGCGCGGATGCTCGGGCCGGTGCTGTTGACCACGCTGGTCCTGACATGGGGGACGGCCGGCTGGGTCGTGCTCGGCGGGCTGTTCCTGGCGGCGGGGCTGGCCATGGGGCCGGTGGTGCGCCACGCGGAGCGTCGGGCGGGAGCGGTGACCTCGGGGGCGGCCGACGTGCGGCGGGCGACTGGATGCAGTGGCACCTGA
- a CDS encoding DUF1272 domain-containing protein: MALEMRDRCERCETAALPHDAPARICSYECTFCVPCGEAMRDICPNCGGELVARPRRATVA, translated from the coding sequence GTGGCCCTGGAGATGCGTGATCGCTGCGAGCGTTGCGAGACCGCGGCCCTGCCGCACGACGCGCCCGCCCGTATCTGCTCGTACGAGTGCACCTTCTGCGTGCCGTGCGGCGAGGCCATGCGGGACATCTGCCCCAACTGCGGCGGCGAGCTGGTCGCCCGGCCCCGGCGGGCGACGGTGGCCTGA
- a CDS encoding lysophospholipid acyltransferase family protein, protein MLSRIADVLVPAVGRLSVTTDPKAEFAPGSIIAANHTSLADPAIVLAALHRLGVEPVIMATAGLWRIPLLGRALAREGHIPVFRGDRRAAAALDTATEALRQGRLVLLYAEGGLPHRKDAAEAAPGTFRSGLSRLVERTGALVVPVGQAGARRVTSGNVAKQLAGLATAPLRRPELHVHVGAPLELTGDRAGRTAGARSAVTAAWRTAATHIGEPAALAA, encoded by the coding sequence ATGCTGAGCCGCATCGCCGACGTGCTGGTGCCCGCCGTGGGCCGCCTGTCGGTGACCACCGACCCCAAGGCCGAGTTCGCGCCGGGCAGCATCATCGCCGCGAACCACACCTCGCTCGCCGACCCCGCCATCGTCCTCGCCGCCCTGCACCGCCTCGGCGTCGAGCCGGTCATCATGGCGACGGCAGGGCTGTGGCGCATCCCGCTCCTGGGCCGCGCCCTCGCCCGTGAAGGGCACATCCCCGTCTTCCGCGGTGACCGGCGCGCCGCCGCCGCGCTCGACACCGCGACCGAGGCCCTGCGGCAGGGACGGCTGGTGCTCCTCTACGCGGAAGGCGGTCTGCCGCACCGCAAGGACGCGGCCGAAGCCGCCCCCGGCACCTTCCGCAGCGGCCTGTCCCGCCTCGTCGAACGCACCGGGGCCCTCGTCGTACCGGTGGGACAGGCAGGTGCACGCAGGGTCACCTCCGGAAACGTCGCGAAGCAGCTCGCCGGTCTGGCAACGGCACCACTGCGCCGCCCCGAGCTGCACGTTCATGTGGGCGCGCCACTGGAGTTGACGGGTGACCGCGCCGGGCGGACGGCCGGGGCCCGGAGCGCGGTGACCGCCGCGTGGCGCACGGCGGCCACCCACATCGGCGAGCCCGCCGCCCTCGCCGCGTAG
- a CDS encoding NUDIX hydrolase, with amino-acid sequence METDAATATSTAVILTNGHGQYLLHLRDANKPICDAGTWSLIGGAREGEETLDEAMARELHEEAGLTLPRLTPFTTVCAKGPHVPEGRIQVYTGRWDGDADGLPVTEGIMFRWFDVATMAHLTMCPWAYEAILTHQRQSPAAAPAPVPQDPSGATHGGAGAVKNVIGAHLYLERDGHTLLGLRHPEVGYAAEHWHALAGHVERESVRSALVREAAEEAGLLLRPEDLHLVHTVHVLDHAGAEPRIQLFFHATAWSGRPQVREPDRCVRWQWWPLDGLPEQMVPYTRAAIDGIRAGRAYTEMGWE; translated from the coding sequence ATGGAAACTGACGCCGCCACAGCCACGAGCACCGCAGTGATCCTCACCAACGGGCATGGGCAGTACCTGCTGCACCTGCGCGACGCCAACAAACCGATCTGCGATGCCGGCACGTGGTCACTGATCGGCGGCGCGCGGGAAGGAGAGGAGACGCTCGACGAGGCGATGGCCCGCGAGCTCCACGAGGAAGCCGGCCTCACCCTCCCCCGCCTCACGCCCTTCACGACCGTCTGCGCCAAGGGCCCCCACGTGCCGGAAGGCCGCATCCAGGTCTACACCGGCCGCTGGGACGGCGACGCCGACGGCCTGCCCGTCACCGAAGGCATCATGTTCCGCTGGTTCGACGTGGCCACGATGGCCCACCTGACCATGTGCCCGTGGGCGTACGAAGCCATCCTCACCCACCAGCGGCAGAGCCCCGCCGCCGCTCCCGCCCCGGTGCCCCAGGACCCGTCCGGCGCCACGCACGGCGGTGCGGGCGCCGTGAAGAACGTGATCGGCGCCCACCTCTACCTGGAGCGCGACGGCCACACGCTCCTCGGGCTGCGGCACCCGGAGGTCGGGTACGCGGCCGAGCATTGGCACGCGCTGGCGGGTCATGTCGAGCGCGAGTCCGTCCGCTCCGCGTTGGTGCGGGAGGCCGCCGAGGAGGCCGGTCTCCTCCTCCGGCCGGAGGACCTGCACCTGGTGCACACCGTCCACGTGCTCGACCACGCCGGCGCCGAGCCGCGCATCCAGCTCTTCTTCCACGCCACTGCCTGGTCCGGCCGGCCGCAGGTGCGCGAACCGGACCGGTGCGTCCGCTGGCAGTGGTGGCCGCTCGACGGCCTGCCGGAACAGATGGTGCCCTACACCCGCGCGGCGATCGACGGCATCCGCGCCGGCCGCGCGTACACCGAGATGGGGTGGGAATGA
- a CDS encoding glycoside hydrolase family 3 N-terminal domain-containing protein has product MPSPEGPHVHHGTSRRTLLTASAALAAAAAAGGVIARSATAEEPEAELRKLISRMSLEEKVGQLFVMWVHGHSAATPDKADMDTNVQKIGVRNAAELVAKYHVGGIVYSRWARNIRDPHQVAELSNGIQRAGLAKSNPVPVLISVDQEHGKVARIGKPATLMPGAMALGAGASTADAREAARISGLELAAMGIKQNYAPVADVSVDPANSALGVRSFGADPKAVGSLVAAQVEGYRLGGVAATPKHFPGHGGTALDSHLGLPRITYTARQWEELDAPPFRAAIDAGAESIMTAHIVVPALDGRETPATLSQPMITGILRERLGFDGVVVTDAINMVSVREKYGEDGAAVLALKAGCDQLLGPASLEVSWNGVLNAVRRGEISEQRIDESILRILRLKSRLGLFSHPYVSREGVDRVVGKAAHLAAADRIAERTTTLLTNEGRLLPLNPAARPDVLVVGADPDAPSGTGGPPTAVLANALTGLRFRARALSTGTDPTRGQIDAAVARARGKDAVIVAAYNVTGPQRTLVAELAATGVPVIVVAMNNPNDIAGLRGQRASLATYSWTDVELRAAAKVIAGAVRPRGALPVPVKRPDNPAQMLYPIGHSLKY; this is encoded by the coding sequence ATGCCCTCGCCGGAAGGACCGCACGTGCACCACGGCACCTCCAGACGCACCCTTCTCACCGCCAGCGCCGCTCTCGCCGCCGCCGCTGCCGCCGGCGGAGTGATCGCCCGCTCCGCCACGGCCGAGGAGCCGGAGGCGGAACTCCGCAAGCTCATCTCCCGGATGAGCCTGGAGGAGAAGGTCGGCCAGCTCTTCGTCATGTGGGTGCACGGACACTCCGCGGCCACGCCCGACAAGGCCGACATGGACACCAACGTCCAGAAGATCGGCGTCCGCAACGCCGCCGAGCTGGTCGCGAAGTACCACGTCGGCGGAATCGTGTACTCCCGGTGGGCGCGCAACATCCGTGACCCCCACCAGGTCGCCGAGCTCTCGAACGGCATCCAGCGCGCCGGACTCGCCAAGAGCAACCCCGTGCCGGTCCTGATCTCCGTGGACCAGGAACACGGGAAGGTGGCCCGTATCGGCAAGCCCGCCACCCTGATGCCCGGCGCGATGGCGCTCGGCGCCGGGGCCTCCACGGCGGACGCCCGCGAGGCGGCCCGTATCTCGGGCCTGGAGCTCGCGGCCATGGGCATCAAGCAGAACTACGCGCCGGTCGCCGACGTCAGCGTCGATCCGGCCAACTCGGCCCTCGGCGTACGGTCCTTCGGCGCCGACCCCAAGGCCGTCGGCTCGCTGGTCGCCGCCCAGGTGGAGGGGTACCGACTCGGCGGCGTGGCGGCGACCCCCAAGCACTTCCCCGGTCACGGCGGCACCGCGCTCGACAGCCACCTCGGCCTCCCGCGGATCACCTACACGGCCCGGCAGTGGGAGGAGCTGGACGCCCCGCCCTTCCGGGCCGCCATCGACGCCGGCGCGGAGTCGATCATGACCGCGCACATCGTGGTACCCGCCCTCGACGGGCGCGAGACGCCGGCCACCCTCTCCCAGCCGATGATCACCGGCATCCTGCGCGAACGCCTCGGCTTCGACGGCGTGGTCGTCACCGACGCGATCAACATGGTGAGCGTGCGCGAGAAGTACGGCGAGGACGGGGCGGCGGTGCTCGCGCTCAAGGCGGGCTGCGACCAGCTGCTGGGCCCGGCCAGCCTGGAAGTGTCCTGGAACGGCGTCCTCAACGCCGTCAGACGCGGCGAGATCAGTGAGCAGCGGATCGACGAGTCGATCCTGCGCATCCTGCGGCTCAAGTCGAGACTGGGCCTGTTCTCCCACCCGTACGTCTCCCGCGAGGGCGTGGACCGCGTCGTCGGCAAGGCCGCGCATCTGGCCGCCGCCGACCGGATCGCGGAACGAACCACCACGCTCCTCACCAACGAAGGCCGACTGCTCCCCCTCAACCCAGCGGCCCGCCCCGACGTGCTCGTCGTCGGCGCCGACCCGGACGCCCCTTCCGGCACCGGAGGACCGCCCACCGCCGTCCTCGCGAACGCGCTCACCGGGCTGCGCTTCCGGGCCAGGGCCCTCTCGACGGGCACCGACCCGACCCGGGGACAGATCGACGCGGCGGTGGCCAGGGCCCGCGGCAAGGACGCCGTGATCGTGGCGGCCTACAACGTCACCGGTCCGCAACGCACCCTCGTCGCCGAACTCGCCGCCACAGGCGTCCCGGTGATCGTGGTCGCCATGAACAACCCGAACGACATCGCCGGGCTCCGCGGCCAGCGCGCCTCGCTCGCCACCTATTCCTGGACCGATGTCGAACTGCGCGCCGCCGCCAAGGTGATCGCCGGCGCGGTCAGGCCCCGCGGCGCGCTGCCGGTCCCCGTGAAGCGGCCCGACAACCCGGCGCAGATGCTCTACCCCATCGGGCACTCACTGAAGTACTAG
- a CDS encoding helix-turn-helix transcriptional regulator — protein sequence MEGRAGRGEAEAADATEAAEPTGATDAELTQILDSIGPRLRTLRRGRGLTLEALAEETGISVSTLSRLESGKRRPTLDLLIPLARTHRVALDQLVAAPATGDPRVHLKPRRRERGNVLVPLTEYPGRVQVFKQVLAHREPKLVTHSGYEWLYVLAGELRLILGERELTLRPGEVAEFDTGEPHWFGPAGTAPVEILHLFGPHGDQAVVRTGPSNHIP from the coding sequence ATGGAAGGCAGGGCAGGCAGGGGCGAGGCGGAAGCCGCGGACGCCACGGAGGCCGCGGAACCCACGGGCGCCACGGACGCGGAACTCACGCAGATTCTCGACAGCATCGGGCCACGGCTACGAACGCTGCGACGCGGCCGCGGACTCACGCTCGAAGCGCTGGCGGAGGAGACCGGGATCTCGGTGAGCACGCTGTCGCGCCTGGAGTCGGGCAAGAGGCGCCCGACACTCGACCTGCTCATCCCCCTCGCGCGGACGCACCGCGTCGCACTCGACCAGCTGGTGGCGGCTCCGGCCACCGGTGACCCGCGCGTCCACCTGAAACCCCGTCGCAGGGAACGCGGGAACGTGCTTGTGCCCCTGACCGAGTATCCGGGACGGGTCCAGGTCTTCAAGCAGGTGCTCGCCCACCGCGAACCGAAACTCGTGACGCACTCCGGCTACGAATGGCTCTACGTGCTCGCCGGCGAACTCCGCCTCATCCTCGGAGAGCGCGAACTGACCCTCCGCCCGGGCGAGGTGGCGGAGTTCGACACCGGCGAACCGCACTGGTTCGGGCCCGCCGGCACGGCGCCCGTGGAGATCCTGCACCTGTTCGGCCCCCACGGCGACCAGGCCGTCGTCCGTACCGGGCCGTCGAACCACATTCCTTGA